In Helicobacter bilis, a genomic segment contains:
- the panC gene encoding pantoate--beta-alanine ligase, whose protein sequence is MSHAKLHNENKDSNIHFTSLDIGFTPTMGALHNGHKSLIESNVAQNHIAVVSIFVNPTQFSPTEDLSTYPRTLERDIEICREVGVDIVFAPTSEILYTDDDEITIEPPKKMGYILEGYYRPTHFRGVLQVVLKLFNLISPTRAYFGQKDAQQLLIIKKMVQHLCLPIEIIGMPIVRDYDNLALSSRNVYLSESERQLALAIPKTIFHLQDLITQQNIRDIAILKQEAEKILGNLNIDYMDFYNHDLTFATKAQNCIFLLVVRIGKIRLLDNLWIE, encoded by the coding sequence ATGAGTCATGCAAAATTGCATAATGAAAATAAAGATTCTAATATACATTTCACTTCGCTTGATATTGGTTTCACGCCGACTATGGGGGCTTTACATAACGGACATAAAAGCCTTATAGAATCTAATGTCGCACAAAATCATATAGCCGTTGTCTCTATCTTTGTGAATCCAACGCAGTTTAGCCCAACAGAAGATTTATCCACTTATCCACGCACACTTGAGAGAGATATTGAAATATGCAGGGAAGTAGGCGTTGATATTGTATTTGCGCCAACGAGTGAGATTCTATACACAGATGATGATGAAATCACAATAGAACCGCCCAAAAAGATGGGCTATATCCTTGAGGGATACTATCGTCCCACGCATTTTAGAGGGGTATTGCAAGTCGTGCTAAAGCTTTTTAATCTCATTTCGCCTACAAGGGCATACTTTGGACAAAAAGACGCACAGCAGCTACTCATTATCAAAAAAATGGTGCAACATTTATGCCTACCGATAGAAATCATAGGTATGCCAATCGTGCGTGATTATGACAATCTAGCCTTAAGCTCAAGGAATGTATATTTAAGTGAGAGTGAGAGGCAACTAGCCCTTGCGATTCCCAAAACAATATTTCATTTACAAGATCTCATCACACAGCAAAATATAAGGGATATTGCGATATTAAAGCAAGAAGCAGAAAAGATTCTAGGGAATCTAAACATAGATTATATGGATTTTTACAATCATGATTTAACTTTTGCTACAAAAGCACAAAATTGCATTTTTTTACTTGTAGTTCGCATTGGAAAGATACGATTGCTTGATAATCTTTGGATAGAATAA
- a CDS encoding transporter substrate-binding domain-containing protein, whose product MAFNFKGIFRSSAALVLGGAIMLGLLACGDSKQEETKKQESAIETIKNNGKIRIGVFSDKPPFGYYENNEYKGFDVYIAKRFAKDLLGDENKIEFVPVEAAARASALKANKVDIIMANFTKTPEREKQVDFAKPYMKVTLGVVSKDGAITSEEQLQGKTLIVNKGTTADIYFSKQSGINLLKFEQNTETFQAFQQGKGDALSHDSTMLYAWVKHNPEYKVGIQSIGEQDVIAPAVKQGNKELLDWLNAEIDTLQKEGFFKEAYNATLASEFGSEITADMVIFAE is encoded by the coding sequence ATGGCTTTTAATTTTAAAGGGATTTTTCGTTCTAGTGCGGCGTTAGTTTTAGGTGGTGCAATTATGCTTGGACTACTTGCATGTGGTGATTCTAAACAAGAAGAGACAAAAAAGCAAGAAAGTGCCATTGAGACAATCAAAAATAATGGCAAGATTCGTATCGGTGTATTCAGCGATAAACCACCATTTGGATATTATGAAAATAATGAATACAAAGGCTTTGATGTCTATATCGCAAAGCGTTTTGCAAAAGATTTGCTAGGTGATGAGAATAAGATTGAATTTGTGCCTGTTGAAGCGGCAGCTAGGGCTAGTGCTTTAAAAGCAAATAAAGTAGATATTATCATGGCAAACTTTACAAAAACACCAGAGCGAGAAAAGCAAGTAGATTTTGCAAAGCCTTATATGAAAGTAACGCTAGGTGTGGTTAGCAAAGATGGTGCTATCACAAGTGAAGAGCAATTGCAAGGTAAAACTTTGATAGTCAATAAAGGCACAACAGCAGACATTTATTTCAGTAAGCAAAGTGGCATAAACTTACTTAAATTCGAGCAAAACACAGAGACTTTCCAAGCATTCCAGCAAGGAAAAGGTGATGCGCTTTCTCATGATTCTACAATGCTTTATGCGTGGGTAAAACATAATCCAGAATATAAAGTGGGAATCCAATCTATCGGTGAGCAAGATGTAATCGCCCCAGCAGTCAAACAAGGTAATAAAGAATTGCTAGATTGGCTTAATGCTGAAATTGACACTTTACAAAAAGAAGGCTTTTTTAAAGAAGCTTATAATGCAACTTTAGCAAGTGAATTTGGCAGTGAAATCACGGCTGATATGGTTATCTTTGCAGAGTAA
- a CDS encoding NYN domain-containing protein: protein MIAILFDCENVSSTHIPFILQRLKRFGKVVLKYAFKDWSRQSDWTQQVVEEYGMIPIQVFRHKSFKNTSDLKIQASAYKILYESNIEHICIVSSDSDFRDIALEIQAKGKISIGFGEMKTPESLQNAYTHFIHLQSKITNNNQAITNKSATNKTPTTNSKQISTKSATPPKPKELMILENAIQALQDTTGFCQVAKLARYLTRQDSTYTLQGIFRAKKWANVFDRYPSNLHYELTGKNNSTLIVCIKN, encoded by the coding sequence ATGATAGCCATCTTATTTGATTGTGAAAATGTATCATCTACGCATATTCCCTTTATCCTTCAAAGATTAAAGCGATTTGGTAAAGTAGTCCTTAAGTATGCCTTTAAGGATTGGAGTAGGCAAAGCGATTGGACACAACAAGTGGTTGAAGAATATGGTATGATACCCATTCAGGTTTTTCGACATAAAAGTTTTAAAAATACCAGTGATTTAAAAATCCAAGCAAGTGCCTATAAGATTCTGTATGAAAGCAATATAGAGCATATCTGTATCGTCTCAAGCGATAGTGATTTTAGAGATATAGCCCTAGAGATTCAGGCAAAAGGTAAGATTTCAATTGGCTTTGGCGAGATGAAAACGCCAGAATCGCTGCAAAATGCCTATACGCATTTTATCCACCTACAAAGCAAAATAACGAATAATAACCAAGCAATCACCAATAAATCCGCCACAAATAAAACCCCCACTACTAATAGCAAACAAATATCTACAAAAAGTGCTACACCACCAAAACCTAAAGAATTAATGATTTTAGAAAATGCTATTCAAGCCCTGCAAGATACGACAGGATTCTGTCAAGTTGCCAAGCTTGCAAGGTATTTAACACGGCAAGATAGCACCTACACGCTACAAGGAATCTTTAGGGCAAAAAAATGGGCAAATGTTTTTGATAGATACCCCTCAAATCTACATTACGAGCTTACTGGTAAAAATAACAGCACTCTTATTGTGTGTATTAAAAACTAA
- a CDS encoding DHH family phosphoesterase gives MKVYHLSHIDLDGYGCQFVSREFFKDITFYNANYGREVMVRLQAILRDIESHKAQTESVSMLFGKPVKVEREKSSTPQKEQFIILITDLNLTLNESKFLSEQVKELKMAQVDVEIVLLDHHATGEESANMYSWYYLDINRCATKITYEYLLDRFGLDTSVQQWLKPIVEMINSVDIWLEDGFGFEFGKVAMSLIASSNEFNRFMFDDENRNYKLKLLDFARNFFIEYSTEKSGGLIDGKAFDEVGFDNALFFIKKEVLGGNKDSETMDNIISRAQVKLLETKKEQCKVYFEDKVGFLSYGMGGISVVANKFLQENEEFDFYMDVSNRGNVSLRSNGNCDVSALSQMCFNGGGHKNASGGRIDSFRESFVYDDIKTQVQGHLQMKDEWEL, from the coding sequence ATGAAAGTTTATCATTTATCACATATCGATTTAGATGGCTATGGCTGTCAGTTTGTTTCGCGTGAATTTTTCAAAGACATTACATTCTATAATGCAAACTATGGCAGAGAAGTCATGGTGAGATTACAAGCTATTTTGCGTGATATAGAATCTCACAAGGCACAAACAGAAAGTGTAAGCATGTTATTTGGCAAACCAGTAAAAGTTGAGCGAGAGAAAAGTAGCACCCCGCAAAAAGAGCAGTTTATAATCCTTATCACAGATTTAAATCTTACGCTAAATGAGTCAAAATTTCTAAGCGAACAAGTAAAAGAGCTAAAAATGGCACAAGTAGATGTTGAGATTGTGCTGCTAGACCATCATGCTACAGGCGAAGAGAGTGCGAATATGTATAGCTGGTATTATCTTGATATTAATCGCTGTGCGACAAAGATTACTTATGAATATTTGCTAGATCGCTTTGGCTTAGATACTTCTGTGCAGCAGTGGCTAAAGCCTATCGTTGAGATGATTAACTCTGTGGATATATGGCTTGAAGATGGCTTTGGCTTTGAGTTTGGCAAGGTGGCTATGAGTCTTATTGCATCAAGTAATGAGTTTAATCGCTTTATGTTTGATGATGAAAATAGAAATTATAAGCTTAAATTACTAGATTTTGCGCGTAACTTTTTCATTGAATATAGCACAGAAAAAAGTGGCGGTTTAATCGATGGAAAAGCTTTCGATGAAGTGGGCTTTGATAATGCGCTATTTTTTATTAAAAAAGAAGTGCTAGGCGGAAATAAAGATAGTGAAACAATGGATAATATCATCTCACGCGCACAAGTCAAACTGCTTGAGACAAAGAAAGAGCAATGCAAGGTGTATTTTGAAGATAAGGTTGGCTTTCTAAGCTATGGCATGGGTGGCATTTCTGTTGTGGCAAATAAGTTTTTGCAAGAGAATGAAGAGTTTGATTTTTACATGGATGTAAGCAATAGGGGTAATGTGAGTTTGCGATCAAATGGGAATTGCGATGTAAGTGCATTAAGTCAAATGTGCTTTAATGGCGGCGGACATAAGAATGCAAGCGGCGGTCGAATTGATAGTTTTAGAGAGAGCTTTGTATATGATGACATTAAAACGCAAGTGCAAGGACATTTGCAAATGAAAGACGAGTGGGAATTGTAG
- a CDS encoding flagellin A — protein MAFQVNTNINALNAHVNSVVTQRGLKDSLEKLSSGLRINKAADDASGMIIADSLRSQASALGQAISNTNDAMGIIQIADKAMDEQLKILDTVKVKATQAAQDGQTTESRRAIQSDITRLIQGLDMIGNTTSFNGQKLLSGAFTNKEFQVGAYSNESIKASIGATTSDKIGQVRVATGGLITAANTVKLTFKNVDGVNDVSLQSVKISTSVGTGIGVLAEVINKNSDKTGIRAVANVISTSDAMVKSGTMSKVIINGITIGDINDIKAGDSDGRLVQAFNAVTNQTGVEAYTDERGRLNLRSVDGRGIKISMGANEKGQDGKVPPTSITSMNGGQKLEGKGSENYGRLSLTRLDARDIVVMSAADAKGLYKAIGFDNQQVAKTVVNLRDTMGEFNKDVKSAAGANFNSVVASGGAALGAGVMTLRGAMVVMDIAESATKILDRIRADLGSVQGQMISTVNNISVTQVNVKAAESQIREVDFAQESANFNKLNILAQSGSYAMSQANAVQQHVIRLLQ, from the coding sequence ATGGCTTTTCAAGTAAATACTAACATAAACGCGTTAAACGCACATGTTAATTCAGTTGTTACCCAAAGAGGTTTGAAAGATTCTTTGGAAAAGTTAAGTTCAGGTTTGAGAATCAACAAGGCAGCAGATGATGCTTCTGGTATGATTATCGCAGATAGTTTGCGAAGTCAAGCAAGTGCATTGGGACAAGCAATTAGCAACACAAATGATGCTATGGGGATTATCCAAATTGCTGATAAAGCGATGGACGAGCAGCTTAAAATTCTTGACACTGTGAAAGTGAAAGCTACACAAGCAGCACAAGATGGACAAACTACTGAATCAAGAAGAGCAATTCAATCAGATATTACAAGACTTATTCAAGGTCTTGATATGATTGGAAACACTACTTCTTTCAATGGTCAGAAGTTACTATCTGGTGCTTTTACAAACAAAGAATTCCAAGTTGGTGCTTATTCAAATGAATCTATTAAAGCTTCAATTGGTGCAACAACAAGTGATAAAATCGGGCAAGTAAGAGTTGCAACAGGTGGGTTAATCACAGCAGCAAACACAGTTAAGCTTACATTTAAAAATGTAGATGGTGTGAATGATGTGTCATTACAATCTGTTAAAATCTCTACAAGCGTTGGCACAGGTATTGGCGTGTTAGCTGAAGTTATCAATAAAAACTCTGATAAAACAGGTATTAGAGCGGTAGCAAATGTTATCTCAACTTCTGATGCTATGGTAAAATCAGGAACAATGTCAAAGGTTATCATTAATGGTATCACAATTGGTGATATTAATGACATTAAAGCTGGTGACTCTGATGGTCGTTTGGTGCAAGCATTCAACGCGGTAACAAACCAAACAGGTGTTGAAGCCTACACAGATGAGAGAGGGCGACTAAACTTGCGAAGTGTTGATGGTCGTGGTATTAAAATCTCTATGGGTGCGAATGAAAAAGGGCAAGATGGTAAAGTCCCACCTACCTCAATTACTTCTATGAATGGCGGTCAAAAGCTTGAAGGCAAAGGTTCTGAAAACTATGGACGATTGTCTTTGACACGACTTGATGCAAGGGATATTGTGGTAATGTCTGCTGCTGATGCAAAAGGACTTTATAAGGCGATTGGCTTTGATAACCAACAAGTTGCTAAAACGGTTGTGAATTTGCGTGATACTATGGGTGAGTTTAACAAGGATGTTAAATCAGCAGCTGGTGCAAACTTTAACTCTGTTGTTGCAAGCGGTGGTGCAGCCCTTGGTGCTGGTGTTATGACTTTAAGAGGTGCGATGGTTGTTATGGATATTGCTGAATCTGCGACTAAGATTCTAGATAGAATCCGTGCGGATTTAGGTTCTGTTCAGGGGCAAATGATTTCAACTGTGAATAACATTTCTGTAACACAAGTAAATGTTAAAGCGGCTGAAAGTCAAATTAGAGAAGTGGATTTCGCTCAAGAATCTGCAAACTTTAATAAGCTTAATATCTTAGCTCAATCTGGTAGCTATGCGATGAGTCAAGCAAACGCTGTGCAACAACATGTTATCCGCTTACTTCAATAG
- a CDS encoding HDOD domain-containing protein produces the protein MMNELLSKTIENLPPLPETVVKLRNYIDKSGSDVRVQEVVNIISQDPFLTADLLRLANSPYYGFSREISTINQVVALLGVTNIKNIAIANSLKGKLTINVAPYGLDTQTFLRNSSEEANFVTEWLGDEDKKLAQELVPCVMLLRLGMILFSSMLIQQKKDKEFLELIKQNNYQNISFVENEFFGTDHLSFSGFLFNHWKFDEDLIESLAYITAPHAASDHVKKNSYALAIANRIFEPYQGGSPYNVHEAVALIQEAASQGIKFDLDNFKSKLPHEAKINLSVAVY, from the coding sequence ATGATGAATGAACTACTAAGCAAGACTATCGAAAACTTGCCGCCATTGCCAGAAACCGTGGTGAAATTGCGTAACTATATCGACAAGTCTGGCTCTGATGTGCGTGTGCAAGAAGTGGTTAATATCATTTCACAAGACCCTTTTTTGACTGCTGATTTATTGCGTTTGGCAAACTCCCCTTATTATGGATTCTCACGCGAAATCTCTACAATCAATCAGGTAGTTGCACTTTTAGGTGTAACAAATATAAAAAATATTGCTATTGCTAATTCATTAAAAGGTAAGCTAACGATTAATGTCGCCCCTTATGGTTTGGATACACAGACATTTTTACGCAATTCTAGCGAAGAGGCAAATTTTGTTACCGAATGGCTAGGCGATGAAGATAAGAAATTAGCACAGGAACTCGTCCCCTGCGTTATGCTTTTGCGTCTTGGCATGATTCTATTTTCAAGTATGCTTATACAACAAAAAAAGGATAAAGAGTTTTTAGAACTCATCAAACAAAATAATTATCAAAATATTTCATTTGTAGAAAATGAATTTTTTGGCACTGATCATTTATCATTTTCGGGTTTTCTTTTCAATCATTGGAAATTTGATGAAGATTTGATTGAAAGTCTTGCCTATATTACCGCACCACATGCAGCTTCCGATCATGTGAAGAAAAACTCTTATGCACTTGCTATTGCAAACAGAATCTTTGAGCCATATCAAGGTGGTAGCCCATATAATGTGCATGAAGCAGTCGCTTTAATACAAGAGGCAGCATCACAAGGTATTAAATTTGACCTTGATAATTTTAAAAGCAAACTACCACATGAAGCAAAAATCAATTTAAGTGTCGCCGTGTATTAA
- the hypD gene encoding hydrogenase formation protein HypD: MQDFINPYRDTKHIQALSSKINKISQNLQEKLYIMEVCGGHTHTLMKYGLKSLLDSTNISFIHGPGCPVCIMPKSRISQAYTLAMMPDVILLTLGDMIKVPGASGSLADARARGADVRFVYSPFDCLAIAKENPSKKIVYFAIGFETTTPMTAALLNRAINMGLENLFLHINHVLVPPPVRAILDDKRAKVNALIAPSHVSVISGSKIYVPLANDYKIPIVVSGFEPVDMLESILHIVEQKLAGKHEVFMQYSRAVSMEGNLKAQEMTNTYFEVAPSFVWRGLGAIPNSSLRLKKEYQKFDAEFHFNLEEVEVKESKHCLCGEILKGLAMPKDCKVFGKACTPTKPMGSCMVSSEGACAAYYKYGVLQ; encoded by the coding sequence ATGCAAGATTTTATTAATCCTTATAGAGATACAAAACATATACAAGCATTAAGCAGTAAAATTAATAAGATTTCACAAAACCTGCAAGAAAAGCTTTATATAATGGAAGTTTGTGGCGGGCATACACATACACTTATGAAATATGGCTTAAAAAGCCTTTTAGATTCTACAAACATTTCTTTCATACATGGACCGGGCTGCCCTGTGTGTATCATGCCAAAATCACGCATTTCACAAGCCTACACACTCGCCATGATGCCCGATGTCATCTTACTCACACTTGGTGATATGATTAAAGTGCCGGGGGCTTCTGGCTCTTTGGCTGATGCGCGTGCAAGGGGTGCTGATGTGAGATTTGTGTATTCCCCATTTGATTGCCTAGCAATTGCAAAAGAGAATCCAAGCAAAAAAATCGTGTATTTTGCCATAGGTTTTGAGACAACAACGCCAATGACTGCAGCATTACTCAATCGTGCTATCAACATGGGATTAGAGAATCTCTTTTTACATATTAACCATGTTTTAGTGCCTCCACCCGTGCGTGCTATCCTTGATGATAAAAGAGCAAAGGTAAATGCCCTTATCGCTCCATCTCATGTGAGTGTTATAAGCGGTTCTAAAATCTATGTGCCACTCGCAAATGATTATAAGATTCCAATCGTTGTAAGCGGTTTTGAGCCAGTGGATATGCTTGAGAGTATTTTGCATATTGTAGAGCAAAAACTCGCGGGAAAGCATGAAGTCTTTATGCAATATTCTCGTGCTGTAAGCATGGAGGGCAATCTCAAAGCACAAGAGATGACAAATACTTATTTTGAAGTCGCCCCAAGCTTTGTGTGGAGGGGGCTAGGAGCGATTCCTAATTCAAGTTTAAGATTAAAAAAGGAATATCAAAAGTTTGACGCAGAGTTTCATTTTAATCTTGAAGAAGTAGAGGTTAAAGAGTCAAAGCATTGCCTTTGCGGTGAGATTCTAAAAGGACTTGCTATGCCAAAAGATTGCAAAGTTTTTGGTAAAGCCTGCACGCCAACAAAGCCTATGGGAAGCTGCATGGTAAGTAGCGAGGGTGCTTGTGCGGCGTATTATAAATATGGTGTGTTGCAGTAA
- a CDS encoding outer membrane beta-barrel protein — translation MKKVCFNMFKNIDSIKKLLYCLSFSICCANDFNAFPKDNTANYLQPLSTAQQQTNISVQRETSLPEKTPKQLSLLKQANKERNGMYVMVALNMIPTQRLLNNKPSYVFSMGMGVRGGVISYLDEYIGMRGYFALDFTNDNLSPIRTDANAYDGTFLMASLGLDIMIDFFIDKNYKNTLGFFAGIGAGAFIYFDMQTPIITPSSQEVSNFKASGNVMVQGGFSALIAYHHRVEIGVKFLPTQSLRVEQDGLVADYNPYIAYSYKF, via the coding sequence ATGAAGAAAGTTTGCTTTAATATGTTTAAAAATATAGATTCTATAAAAAAGCTATTATATTGCCTTAGTTTTAGTATATGCTGTGCTAATGATTTTAATGCTTTTCCAAAAGATAATACTGCTAATTATTTGCAACCACTAAGCACCGCCCAACAACAAACAAATATTTCTGTGCAAAGAGAGACTAGCTTACCAGAAAAAACGCCAAAACAGCTCTCACTACTCAAACAAGCAAATAAGGAGAGAAATGGCATGTATGTCATGGTTGCACTCAATATGATACCCACTCAAAGATTGCTGAATAATAAACCTTCTTATGTGTTTAGCATGGGAATGGGCGTTAGAGGTGGAGTGATTAGCTACCTTGATGAATACATAGGTATGCGTGGATATTTCGCCCTAGATTTTACAAATGACAATCTTTCGCCCATACGCACAGATGCAAATGCCTATGATGGCACTTTTCTTATGGCAAGTCTTGGGCTAGATATCATGATAGATTTTTTCATTGATAAAAATTATAAAAATACACTAGGATTTTTTGCTGGTATTGGAGCTGGGGCATTTATCTATTTTGATATGCAAACCCCCATTATCACACCATCATCACAAGAAGTAAGCAACTTTAAAGCAAGTGGTAATGTAATGGTGCAAGGTGGATTTAGCGCATTAATCGCCTATCATCATAGGGTAGAAATCGGCGTTAAATTCCTACCAACTCAATCACTACGCGTAGAGCAAGATGGCTTGGTAGCAGACTATAATCCTTACATTGCGTATAGTTATAAGTTTTAA
- a CDS encoding GspE/PulE family protein produces the protein MTQSLITESLHTNPYIQSQDYFNTLDSKSKKDFLESLYTLLTTQKAIIFSKFIESHPYFESYLMQKDLSDRYLSLLSSSYHIIHAALQIPQSYLPNIIFYDKHKSTDSVYRLGVLPYEPFSASYRDTLTKKLQQSYKEELIFYLCKQDFLKEISLALQLQQYCQKDELQSNFVESLVSFGLTMQASDIHLFLQDSKAFCLLRIDGILVHFLDINTTLFAKISQKLKLLCKLDINEMRLPQDGHLKLENLIYKNDKRDCDVRLSFMPTLRGESIVLRIPHANKRFESLDTLGLSVEILEILKKALLTKSGLILISGPTGSGKSTLLYNCLRFLHNGTKKIITIEDPIEQEIQGITQTQVNEELSFDFAKALKYILRQDPDIIMIGEIRDNETLDIALRAALTGHLVMASIHSSDCKSSLARLYDLGAKEYILQTTLKLIISQRLIQTLCPACKEEIQGKFHAQGCHECYGQGYGKRILLQEVFDFSIHKRLDSKTLMLEDESFIESLYQGIPTLEKQSQKLFKDGIISYEESLL, from the coding sequence ATGACACAATCTCTTATCACAGAATCTTTACACACCAATCCCTATATTCAATCACAAGACTATTTTAATACACTAGATTCTAAATCCAAAAAAGATTTTTTAGAATCTCTTTATACATTACTCACCACGCAAAAAGCAATAATCTTTTCTAAATTTATAGAATCTCACCCCTACTTTGAATCTTATCTTATGCAAAAAGACTTGAGCGATAGATATTTATCTCTATTATCAAGTAGCTATCATATTATCCATGCAGCTTTACAAATACCGCAAAGCTATCTCCCAAATATAATTTTTTATGATAAGCATAAAAGCACAGATTCTGTATATAGACTTGGTGTATTACCTTATGAGCCTTTTAGTGCGAGTTATAGAGATACACTTACAAAAAAACTGCAACAAAGCTATAAAGAAGAATTAATCTTTTATCTATGCAAACAAGACTTTTTAAAAGAAATAAGCCTTGCTTTACAATTACAACAATATTGTCAAAAAGATGAATTGCAAAGCAATTTTGTAGAATCTTTAGTTAGCTTTGGGCTTACTATGCAGGCAAGTGATATTCACTTATTCCTGCAAGATTCTAAAGCCTTCTGTCTATTACGCATTGATGGAATCTTAGTGCATTTTTTGGATATAAATACTACATTATTTGCAAAAATCTCACAGAAACTAAAGCTTTTATGCAAACTTGATATTAATGAAATGAGATTACCACAAGATGGACATCTAAAGCTAGAGAATCTTATCTATAAAAACGATAAGAGAGATTGTGATGTGCGATTATCTTTTATGCCTACATTACGAGGTGAAAGCATTGTATTGCGTATCCCACATGCAAATAAACGATTTGAAAGCTTAGATACTTTAGGATTATCAGTAGAGATTTTGGAGATTCTAAAAAAAGCTTTGCTTACAAAAAGCGGACTTATCCTTATTAGCGGTCCAACAGGAAGTGGTAAAAGCACACTACTTTATAATTGCCTTAGATTCTTACATAATGGCACAAAAAAGATTATAACAATAGAAGACCCCATCGAGCAAGAAATACAAGGCATAACACAAACGCAAGTCAATGAAGAGCTATCATTTGACTTTGCAAAGGCATTAAAATACATATTGCGTCAAGACCCAGATATTATTATGATAGGCGAAATACGCGACAATGAGACATTAGATATTGCTTTGAGAGCGGCTTTAACAGGGCATTTAGTCATGGCAAGTATCCACTCAAGTGATTGTAAAAGTAGCCTTGCTAGATTATATGATCTTGGTGCAAAGGAATACATTTTGCAAACCACACTAAAGCTTATAATCTCTCAAAGATTAATACAAACACTCTGTCCTGCATGTAAGGAAGAAATACAAGGGAAATTTCACGCACAAGGCTGTCATGAGTGCTATGGACAGGGCTATGGGAAGAGAATCTTATTGCAAGAAGTATTTGATTTTAGCATTCATAAAAGACTAGATTCTAAAACTTTGATGCTTGAAGATGAAAGCTTTATAGAATCTCTTTATCAAGGCATACCGACACTAGAGAAACAAAGTCAAAAATTATTTAAAGATGGAATTATTAGCTATGAAGAAAGTTTGCTTTAA
- the thyX gene encoding FAD-dependent thymidylate synthase: protein MAQESLETKEIHTQANIQVTLLHFTPLSVCSRAIRTCWDSHNKSDNGGDIDKGLIYRVGNVNKHKSTLEHLYYNFEIKGITRACLQELARHRIASLSVKSTRYTLKELNKEESFLPLCEENYKRAEKYIMLSSNERVKDQSIKALENLRLAVKDGIANDIAKYLIPECYKSELAWSINARSLQNFLELRTAKAALKEIRELAYTIFKALPEEHKYLFEEFLCKDPLFMESVNKN, encoded by the coding sequence ATGGCACAAGAGAGTTTAGAAACAAAAGAGATTCACACACAAGCTAATATACAAGTAACATTGCTACACTTTACCCCTTTAAGTGTTTGTAGCAGGGCGATACGCACTTGTTGGGATAGTCATAATAAAAGCGATAATGGTGGTGATATTGATAAAGGCTTAATATATCGTGTAGGAAATGTAAATAAGCATAAATCTACGCTAGAGCATTTATATTATAACTTTGAGATTAAAGGTATAACAAGGGCATGTCTGCAAGAATTAGCAAGGCATAGAATAGCAAGCTTGTCAGTGAAAAGCACAAGATATACGCTAAAAGAACTCAATAAAGAAGAAAGCTTTTTACCCTTATGTGAAGAAAACTATAAAAGAGCAGAAAAATATATCATGCTTTCAAGCAATGAAAGAGTAAAAGACCAAAGTATAAAAGCCTTAGAAAATCTGCGTTTAGCAGTAAAAGATGGCATTGCTAATGATATAGCAAAGTATTTAATCCCTGAATGCTATAAGAGCGAATTAGCATGGAGTATAAATGCTAGAAGTTTGCAAAACTTTTTAGAGCTAAGGACCGCAAAGGCTGCATTAAAAGAGATTCGAGAGTTAGCCTATACCATTTTTAAAGCCCTGCCAGAAGAACACAAATATTTATTTGAAGAATTTTTATGTAAAGACCCTTTATTTATGGAATCTGTAAATAAGAATTAA
- the coaD gene encoding pantetheine-phosphate adenylyltransferase has translation MNKLAIYPGTFDPLTNGHLDIIKRSSKMFQQVIVAVASSESKNPLYSLEQREKMINLALEEHKDEIPNVSCITFSNLLASLAADMKAKVIIRGLRVVSDFEYELQMGYANASLNDSLDTIYFMPTLQNAFISSSIVRSIIVHGGKFSHLVPESIHSYIQALHSKEL, from the coding sequence ATGAATAAATTAGCAATTTATCCGGGGACATTTGACCCACTTACAAACGGACATTTAGATATTATCAAACGCAGTAGCAAAATGTTTCAACAAGTAATAGTCGCAGTAGCAAGCTCTGAAAGCAAGAATCCGCTTTATAGCTTAGAGCAAAGAGAGAAAATGATAAACCTTGCATTAGAAGAACACAAAGATGAGATTCCAAATGTAAGCTGCATTACCTTTAGCAATCTACTTGCAAGTTTAGCTGCTGATATGAAAGCAAAGGTGATTATAAGGGGATTACGCGTAGTGAGTGATTTTGAGTATGAACTGCAAATGGGCTATGCAAATGCCTCGCTGAATGACTCGCTTGATACAATATATTTTATGCCGACATTGCAAAATGCTTTTATTAGCTCATCGATTGTGCGTAGCATTATCGTGCATGGTGGGAAGTTTAGCCATCTTGTGCCAGAAAGCATTCACTCTTATATACAAGCATTGCATTCAAAAGAGTTATAA